The Hordeum vulgare subsp. vulgare chromosome 4H, MorexV3_pseudomolecules_assembly, whole genome shotgun sequence genomic interval ATGGTAACAGAACGCCATATAGTAACATAATAAATACTCCTAgacggaaaaaaaatcatttccttGACAGAAGAAGGAAATAGCATGGGTTTTTGAGAGAATTCCTTATTTGGCCCTTTCTTAAATTCTTCTTCCCTATTTGGCCCTAAATATTATTTTTTTCCCTATTTGACATCTAAACTTCATTTCCTTCCTAATATGGCCCTGTAGTGCAATCTGAACACTAACGGTGTTAAATGTGGTTGTAAAAtgactcttttgcccttgatgaATTGTGGGAACAAAAGTTACTCTCTAGTGTGTGTGACATATTTAAGCCAATAAAAACGTACCAGTAGCTCAATAACCGTTGAAAGCATCCAAAATGGAACTACTGGTACGTTTTTATTGGCTTAAATATGTCACACACACTAGAGAGTAACTTTTGTTCCCACAATtcatcaagggcaaaagagtcaTTTTACAACCACATTTAACACCGTTAGTGTTCAGATTGCACTACAGGGCCATATTAGGAAGGAAATGAAGTTTAGATGTCAAATAGGGAAAAAAATAATATTTAGGGCCAAATAGGGAAGAAGAATTTAAGAAAGGGCCAAATAAGGAATTCTCTCTATAAACTTTGCAAAATCCTACTAATCTGAACTCCACTTGTGCACCTGAAGTGCATAGCGTGTCATTGTGCATACAAAATTAGCAGCTACATAGAATACAGTCTCTGCATGCTTTGCagaaaaagaacaaaagaaaCATTCGGCATACAACAAACTAGGGAATACCATATTGAGGGTTATTGTGGTTATGCTGTGCTTCCATCTGACAGTCCTGCTCTGACTGTGGAGATTCATCATAATCTTGAATAGTTAAAGTAAGTTCCCCGTCTTCGCCAAACCACAGTTGCATGTCATCAAAGTCTGGTAGAGCAGGCATGTCAGCAAAAATGTCCCCGGATGAACCTTGTGTGTTGAGGTTGTCTGAGGTCGTTTCAGTGTCGATGTCCATGGGCATGTTAAGTGGAGGACTTGAGATTGGTTCTGCGGTGGCCGACAAATATGCTTCATCTGCTATTACTTGGCTAGAGGTTTCAGGGACAGGGGGGCGATACTGAATAATTTCGGCCCCTGCGCCAGAAGTCTCCTGATCAGTTACAGGACCCTGCTCTAGAGCAGGGAACCTCCTTTTCTTGTTTCCATCCTCATAACGCCAGCTGTTCctgcgctgctgctgctgctgctgcacaagCTGGTTGAGAAGACTAGGGTTCTGGACAACGATTGCTAGAAGTGCCATCATCTGCTTCTGGTTCTGTTCCATTAGTTGAAGGCGTTGAATCAAACTCTGGACTTCAAGGTTAGAGCTTTGCTGGTAGTGCCTGAGATCCACAAGCTGCTGCATTAGAAGAGCTTTATCCCTCTTAAGGGTTTCCACCTCCTTTACAAGCCCGCCATATCTTcctatttcaatattttcagtaccaGGTGAAGCTTTGACAGGTGCCTTCTCCAACTCACGACTTGCTTCCTGAGGTCTCTTCTTTCTCTTAATGATTTTCAGAAGATGCTTTTGGCCCCTAAGAAACCCCTCATTGGCCCACTCCCATCTATCAGGGTCAACTTTACGAAATCCCTAGATAGCAAGAAGAAGCATGGATAAGTTGACCAAATAAATGCATAAAACCGAAGATAGAGAAGATAGAGTGCATCCAAAACATACAACAGCGCTATTTATGCAAGGTTTTCTGAAGATAGCAGATCATGTGATGCTTCCACTGATTTCATTGCAGTGTTGAAagttactccctctgtacctaaataattgtagttgggcaGAACTAGACTAGTTTTCCCCAACTACAATtgtttaggtacagagggagtacatgcttCATGAGGAAGTTTTACCAAAAGTATATATGGAGCCAAGAGCAGCAATTCATGTGGTCCATACAAAATCTTTAAGAGCAGGTATACAATCCAGTGACAAAAAATCAGTCTGCTCTTGTACTCAGCAAATGGACATGAAAGAATCGGTATAAAAATTGGAAGGAAAAGCTGGTAAGTATTGAATCCCTGGCTGCAAGAATCTGGCTCCAGCCACTGGATACTGATAGGCACTCCTCAAAAGCACAACATCATTCATCAAATACCTTTGGGTATGTAAAACAAAGTTCCAATCAGCATAAAAGAAATGCTCACACAGAAGATTAGCTGTCAGCCAATGATATTATGTCAATGCAAACCAAACATTTATTTGATTTCATTCAGAAACACCACAGTCAGGATACTATTTACGTTAAGCATGAAGCGAAGACACTACATGAAGTAGCTTCTTTCTCTTATAATActatataaataaagttccgtagATGCCAAATATATAGAATCCAAAATACAGAAAGGAGTTTCGACAGCATGCATTCCATACCAATAGCACTAGAGGCAGGTTCAGCAGATAGTTATTTTGATCAGATCCACAAAATTCCATTGGTCACAAGCACAACTGTATTTCATATATATAAAGAAGGCTGCTAAAAGCATTTTGACTAGTGAATACCAAAGCATGGACAGATTTGGCACAGCTGTTTTAGCCCGGATCGTTAAGTCCCCATATTACTCCAATTCAAAATGTATTGTCACAACAAGCACGAAATTGAACATAGGAACAGCCTGTAACAAACAGGCATCGAGAGAAAATGATGACGCGTTCAAACAGGTTTGTCCAATTTACATCGGAAGCTACCCCAGAGAGTCAACTGCTGACAAAATCCTCAGCTAGCCGCAACAGCACATTacgaatatactccctccgttcctaaatataagtctttttagacatttcaacaggggactacatacgtaataaaatgagtgaacctacacattaaaatatgtctatatacatccgtatgtagttttctattgaaatgtctaaaaagacttatatttaggaacggagggagtatatatttacAATAAAGGAAACATGCTCCGCGATAGCAATAGCACCCAATTCAACTCAAAATCATCGGAAAGGGGCGAGGAGGGCGAGCGAGGGGATCTCACATAGGTGTTGAGCTGGCGTATGAAGCTGCTGAAGTTGTTGTGCTTgaagtggtggcggagcaggtcgCGCTCGAAGGCGTGCGCGTCCCAGATCACGAAGCTGTTGCCGGCGTCGGACCACGACATGACCCTGTCGGTGGCCGCGTCCGAGACCATGTCGTAGACCTTGGTGAGGAACGGCGCCACCTCCGGCGGCTTCGGCACCGCCCCCACCGGCGCCGGCGCGGCCCCGGCCGAAGaggggcccgcggcggagggcgggGGCGAGCCTTTGCTTGAGCCCATGGCGGAAACCCTAGCTTCCTTGGAGATTGAGGCGGCGACGTGAGGCGAGACGGGAGGAGGGAGGCCTATCGGAGTGGGGATTTCGGATGATTTTGGTTGAATTTTTGTGCGCGTTGGGTCGGATTTGGGGGGCTGCGACTTGTTCCTGCCTGTGCTTGGGCTGCCTTCCTTCAGGattaagaaagaaaggaagaaatctatggagttcaaaacgagaggaaaaaaaaaaTGTGTGGTAGGGTAGGTGATATTTGTGCGTGCGTCAGACCACGCAAGGCGCGTGCCCGGAAATTGCTTTAGAATAAAAAAATAACGCAGAAAAGAAAAGCACGTACGTGTTTTCGACTTACAGCTGCGCCCTCGTGTTTTTATTCGACGATGACTTGTGGGCCTGAGTGCGTCGGGACCCACGTGTCGGCGTGCGAG includes:
- the LOC123449265 gene encoding heat stress transcription factor A-9-like, coding for MGSSKGSPPPSAAGPSSAGAAPAPVGAVPKPPEVAPFLTKVYDMVSDAATDRVMSWSDAGNSFVIWDAHAFERDLLRHHFKHNNFSSFIRQLNTYGFRKVDPDRWEWANEGFLRGQKHLLKIIKRKKRPQEASRELEKAPVKASPGTENIEIGRYGGLVKEVETLKRDKALLMQQLVDLRHYQQSSNLEVQSLIQRLQLMEQNQKQMMALLAIVVQNPSLLNQLVQQQQQQRRNSWRYEDGNKKRRFPALEQGPVTDQETSGAGAEIIQYRPPVPETSSQVIADEAYLSATAEPISSPPLNMPMDIDTETTSDNLNTQGSSGDIFADMPALPDFDDMQLWFGEDGELTLTIQDYDESPQSEQDCQMEAQHNHNNPQYGIP